ATCTGGCGCTGCTTGCGTCGATGAGTGGGCGTGAGCTGCAGGACCTTGGCATCGCGCGCAGCGAGCTGCTGGCGATCGAGCAACGCTGTTTTACCGGACGTTCGACGGAGCGTTGAGGCGCGCTTACTGCAGCAAGCCTTCCAGTTCGTCCACCCGTGCCGCGGTGACGGTTAG
This region of Chitinolyticbacter meiyuanensis genomic DNA includes:
- a CDS encoding DUF1127 domain-containing protein; its protein translation is MQRLANWWSARWQAMLARRRLNRDLALLASMSGRELQDLGIARSELLAIEQRCFTGRSTER